A genomic segment from Pseudomonadota bacterium encodes:
- a CDS encoding DUF1592 domain-containing protein, which translates to MSLFPLPRTTRLSWLPLLVAACAVYGCSIEFSGRSKKRASETNAPPGLPPGLAPVPGSEPEPPAPATRVARLTHAQWHNSVRELLRLDPGGELTAKLRSDPAQNGFIFDDNVASLEVDEALWNGYRRAAEQAAELVTSNPILLGRLLPPGPGDPNLLAQTFIQQFGMRAYRRPLTALEVDRHLQLFYAAAPLYPGLASFEAGIRLLIETFLQSPHFLYRVESSTQQAGGLIPLSSYEVASRLSYLLWNSMPDDALLAAAGRDELVHPDRLAFEAQRLLADPHAADAIDAFHEQLLEIDRVIHAHPSRALFPDVTDRLAADAARENQLFVRDAVLAQGADLRSLLTSPATFVNAELARIYGVPGNFGNDFVPVTLNAAERSGVLTQIAFLAGNATSVDPDPIHRGVFIARRIACLPIAAPPADIPPLPDPMGRTNRETVQSHTEQPGSVCSGCHTPLINPFGFPFEHYDAVGSYRSHDRGLPVDASAAPLIGGVQVAVTSAVELTQALAKSPEVHECYVRHWLQFAYGRPDTHSDQALIKRLTEASLAGTPVRELLLGLIQTPAFLARSSEELP; encoded by the coding sequence ATGTCGCTGTTTCCTCTACCCCGCACTACCAGGCTGTCGTGGCTCCCGTTGCTCGTCGCCGCGTGTGCGGTGTACGGATGCTCGATCGAGTTCTCGGGCAGATCGAAAAAGCGAGCATCTGAAACCAACGCACCGCCCGGGCTGCCGCCGGGCCTTGCGCCTGTTCCGGGGAGCGAGCCCGAGCCCCCAGCGCCCGCAACGCGCGTGGCCAGGCTCACACACGCGCAGTGGCACAACAGCGTGCGCGAGCTATTGCGCCTCGACCCGGGCGGCGAGCTCACGGCGAAGCTGCGCTCCGATCCCGCGCAAAACGGCTTCATCTTCGACGACAACGTGGCCAGCCTGGAGGTCGACGAGGCCTTGTGGAACGGCTACCGGCGAGCCGCGGAACAGGCCGCCGAGCTGGTCACGTCGAATCCGATCTTGCTCGGGCGCCTGCTGCCGCCAGGTCCCGGGGATCCCAACCTGCTGGCGCAGACGTTCATCCAGCAGTTCGGCATGCGGGCCTACCGGCGCCCCCTGACGGCACTCGAAGTCGATCGCCATCTGCAGCTGTTTTATGCCGCAGCGCCGCTGTACCCGGGCCTTGCGAGCTTCGAGGCCGGCATTCGGCTGTTGATCGAGACCTTCTTGCAGTCGCCTCATTTCCTGTACCGCGTCGAGAGCAGTACGCAGCAGGCAGGTGGTCTCATCCCGCTCAGCAGCTACGAGGTGGCGTCGAGGCTTTCCTACCTGCTGTGGAACAGCATGCCCGACGACGCGCTGCTGGCTGCCGCTGGCCGTGACGAGCTCGTACATCCGGATAGGCTGGCCTTCGAAGCGCAGCGTCTACTTGCCGATCCACACGCGGCCGACGCGATCGACGCCTTTCACGAACAGCTGCTCGAGATCGACCGCGTGATACACGCGCACCCCTCGCGCGCTCTATTCCCCGACGTCACCGATCGGCTCGCAGCGGACGCCGCGCGCGAAAACCAGCTCTTCGTGCGCGATGCCGTGCTCGCGCAAGGGGCCGATCTTCGGAGCCTCCTGACCTCGCCGGCGACATTCGTGAACGCCGAGCTCGCTCGCATCTACGGCGTGCCAGGCAACTTTGGAAACGACTTCGTGCCCGTCACCCTCAACGCGGCGGAGCGTAGCGGCGTGCTCACGCAAATAGCCTTCCTGGCGGGCAACGCCACATCCGTGGACCCCGATCCCATTCACCGCGGCGTATTCATCGCACGGCGGATCGCGTGCTTGCCCATCGCGGCGCCTCCAGCGGACATCCCGCCGCTGCCGGACCCGATGGGGCGCACCAACCGCGAGACCGTGCAAAGCCATACCGAACAGCCGGGCAGCGTCTGCTCCGGCTGCCACACCCCGCTGATCAACCCCTTCGGGTTTCCGTTCGAGCACTACGATGCAGTGGGCAGCTACCGCAGCCACGATCGCGGGCTTCCTGTGGACGCGAGCGCGGCGCCCCTGATCGGAGGCGTGCAGGTTGCCGTCACCAGCGCCGTGGAGTTGACTCAGGCGCTCGCGAAAAGCCCCGAGGTGCACGAGTGCTACGTACGCCACTGGCTTCAGTTTGCCTACGGGAGGCCCGACACCCACTCCGACCAAGCGCTGATCAAACGCCTCACCGAAGCCTCGCTGGCGGGCACGCCGGTGAGGGAGCTGCTGCTGGGCTTGATCCAGACACCGGCCTTCTTGGCACGCAGCAGCGAGGAGCTTCCATGA